The following are from one region of the Mustela lutreola isolate mMusLut2 chromosome 9, mMusLut2.pri, whole genome shotgun sequence genome:
- the KCNS1 gene encoding potassium voltage-gated channel subfamily S member 1, producing MVSESPGPGARVPWRRSDEALRVNVGGLRRRLSARALARFPGTRLGRLQAAASEEQARRLCDDYDAAAREFYFDRHPGFFLGLLHFYRTGRLHVLDELCVFAFGQEADYWGLGESALAACCRARYLERCVARPRDWDEDSDTPSSVDPCPDEISDVQRELARYGAARCGRLRRRLWLTMENPGYSLPSKLFSCVSIGVVLASIAAMCIHSLPEYQAREAAAAVAAVAAGQGPDGVRDDPVLRHLEYFCIAWFSFEVSSRLLLAPSTRNFFCHPLNLIDIVSVLPFYLTLLAGVALGNQRGASGEDLGDLGKVVQVFRLMRIFRVLKLARHSTGLRSLGATLKHSYREVGILLLYLAVGVSVFSGVAYTAEKEEDVGFDTIPACWWWGTVSMTTVGYGDVVPVTVAGKLAASGCILGGILVVALPITIIFNKFSHFYRRQKALEAAVRNSDPREFEDLQSSVDGVSEVSLETSRETSQEGRSTDLEAQAPRGPTDSQVC from the exons ATGGTGAGCGAGTCCCCGGGGCCCGGCGCCCGCGTGCCCTGGCGGCGGAGCGACGAGGCGCTGCGCGTGAACGTGGGCGGCTTGCGGCGGCGGCTGAGCGCACGGGCACTGGCGCGCTTCCCGGGCACGCGGCTGGGCCGCCTGCAGGCGGCGGCATCCGAGGAGCAGGCGCGGCGCCTGTGCGACGACTACGACGCGGCGGCGCGCGAGTTCTACTTCGACCGGCACCCGGGCTTCTTCCTGGGCCTGCTGCACTTCTACCGCACCGGCCGCCTGCACGTGCTCGACGAGCTGTGCGTCTTCGCCTTCGGTCAGGAGGCCGACTACTGGGGCCTGGGCGAGAGCGCGCTGGCCGCCTGCTGTCGCGCGCGCTACCTGGAGCGGTGCGTGGCGCGGCCGCGCGACTGGGACGAGGACAGCGACACGCCGAGCAGCGTGGACCCGTGCCCCGACGAGATCTCCGACGTGCAGCGCGAGCTGGCGCGCTACGGGGCCGCGCGCTGCGGCCGCCTGCGCCGCCGCCTGTGGCTCACCATGGAGAATCCCGGctactccctgcccagcaagctCTTCAGCTGCGTCTCCATCGGCGTGGTGCTGGCCTCCATCGCCGCCATGTGCATCCACAGCCTGCCCGAGTACCAGGCCCGCGAGGCGGCGGCCGCCGTGGCCGCGGTGGCCGCGGGTCAGGGCCCGGATGGCGTGCGCGACGACCCGGTGCTGCGGCACCTCGAGTACTTCTGCATCGCCTGGTTCAGCTTCGAGGTGTCGTCGCGGCTGCTGCTGGCGCCCAGCACGCGCAACTTCTTCTGCCACCCGCTCAACCTCATTGACATCGTGTCGGTGCTGCCCTTCTATCTCACGCTGCTGGCCGGCGTGGCACTCGGCAACCAGCGCGGCGCGAGCGGCGAGGACCTCGGTGACCTGGGCAAGGTGGTGCAGGTGTTCCGCCTCATGCGCATCTTCCGCGTGCTCAAGCTGGCGCGCCACTCCACCGGGCTGCGCTCGCTGGGCGCCACGCTCAAG CACAGTTACCGCGAGGTGGGCATCTTACTGCTGTATCTGGCCGTGGGGGTGTCCGTGTTCTCCGGTGTAGCCTACACAGCTGAGAAGGAGGAGGACGTGGGCTTCGACACCATCCCCGCCTGCTGGTGGTGGGGCACGGTGAGCATGACCACCGTGGGCTACGGGGACGTGGTTCCCGTGACAGTGGCTGGCAAGCTGGCAGCCTCAGGCTGCATCCTGGGGGGCATCCTGGTGGTGGCGCTCcccatcaccatcatcttcaACAAGTTCTCTCACTTCTACCGCCGCCAGAAGGCTCTGGAGGCCGCCGTGCGCAACAGCGACCCCCGGGAGTTTGAGGACTTGCAGAGCAGTGTCGACGGGGTGTCCGAGGTGTCTCTGGAGACGTCCCGTGAGACCTCCCAGGAGGGAAGGTCTACAGACCTAGAGGCCCAGGCCCCCCGTGGGCCAACAGACTCTCAGGTTTGCTAG